In Deltaproteobacteria bacterium, one genomic interval encodes:
- a CDS encoding DUF2063 domain-containing protein, which yields MQKSLNFVAMQTAFQDAVLGKVAAEALVPLIVLKPPVTTKQRLAIYQDAYRIRLTESLEDDFNECAAVLGSEAMAKVVDKFIDTYPSTYRNLAEYSAKFPPFIAQLHPQVGELALREWLSILSLQGREPEDAVELNEIEGGTLYQLALHPASHVGQLGSGYFLSYRLHETPHFKTLSQGALQLLQIIKEEPTLADLTQQLQHDDASSTELAATIHDWLSMGIIYCKRCQK from the coding sequence ATGCAAAAATCACTTAATTTCGTCGCTATGCAGACCGCTTTTCAGGACGCAGTCCTGGGCAAAGTGGCAGCTGAAGCCTTGGTTCCCTTGATTGTGCTAAAGCCACCCGTCACCACCAAGCAACGGCTGGCGATATACCAAGATGCCTACCGCATCCGACTCACAGAGTCACTGGAGGATGATTTCAACGAGTGCGCCGCCGTTTTAGGCTCTGAGGCCATGGCTAAGGTCGTGGACAAGTTCATCGACACATATCCATCAACCTACCGGAACCTGGCGGAGTATAGCGCCAAATTCCCACCATTTATTGCGCAGCTGCACCCACAGGTCGGAGAATTAGCACTAAGAGAGTGGTTGTCGATACTCAGCTTGCAAGGGAGAGAACCCGAGGACGCAGTTGAGCTTAATGAGATTGAGGGTGGCACGCTCTATCAACTGGCACTGCACCCAGCATCACATGTAGGACAGCTGGGCTCTGGTTATTTTTTATCCTATCGACTCCATGAGACGCCCCATTTCAAAACACTAAGTCAAGGCGCGTTGCAGCTTTTGCAGATCATCAAAGAAGAACCAACTTTGGCGGATTTAACGCAACAGCTGCAACATGACGACGCCAGCTCGACTGAGCTTGCCGCGACTATTCATGACTGGCTCAGCATGGGAATTATCTATTGTAAGAGATGCCAAAAATGA
- a CDS encoding DoxX family protein translates to MPKMISKAISPIAEVTTRLLMGWLFCTSGWAKFQNLGAVVSYFESLNIPFAQWQGPGVAGIELVGGIFIMLGIFTRLSSLLLAIVMMVAIKMAKWDDIDSLTTLMETPEVLYLTLLLWLTSTESYTLPALTMIRKFRAMWAQTASAKISVKN, encoded by the coding sequence ATGCCAAAAATGATCAGCAAAGCCATATCGCCAATTGCAGAGGTCACAACCAGACTCCTGATGGGCTGGCTATTTTGCACTTCGGGCTGGGCGAAATTCCAAAATCTGGGAGCTGTTGTCAGTTATTTTGAGTCGCTCAATATCCCATTCGCCCAGTGGCAAGGCCCAGGTGTCGCAGGTATCGAGCTCGTAGGTGGGATTTTTATCATGCTCGGCATATTTACAAGATTATCTAGCCTCCTACTGGCAATCGTCATGATGGTCGCGATTAAAATGGCTAAGTGGGATGACATCGACAGCCTTACTACTCTCATGGAAACACCGGAGGTGCTTTACTTAACGCTACTCCTGTGGCTCACCTCTACTGAGTCTTACACACTACCTGCCCTCACTATGATCCGAAAATTCAGAGCTATGTGGGCACAAACTGCCAGCGCAAAAATTAGTGTCAAAAATTAG